A single Bos mutus isolate GX-2022 chromosome 16, NWIPB_WYAK_1.1, whole genome shotgun sequence DNA region contains:
- the KIAA0040 gene encoding uncharacterized protein KIAA0040 homolog, translating to MEKISMFFSAVWDVISTKHQEGLFNSICLGILLGLPLLVIITFLFICCHCCWNRPGDNDRQPEQNKGKKKKKKKKQAEEDLWISAQPKLLQMEKRPSLPV from the coding sequence ATGGAGAAGATCAGCATGTTCTTCAGTGCCGTCTGGGATGTCATCTCCACCAAACACCAGGAGGGCCTCTTCAACAGCATCTGTCTAGGCATCCTCCTGGGGCTGCCCCTCCTGGTGATCATCACCTTCCTCTTcatctgctgccactgctgctggaACCGGCCGGGTGACAATGACCGACAGCCGGAGCAAAAcaaggggaagaagaagaagaaaaagaagaagcaggCTGAAGAAGACCTCTGGATCTCTGCCCAGCCCAAGCTTCTCCAGATGGAAAAGAGGCCATCCCTGCCTGTTTAG